One window of Phalacrocorax carbo chromosome 1, bPhaCar2.1, whole genome shotgun sequence genomic DNA carries:
- the TGDS gene encoding dTDP-D-glucose 4,6-dehydratase isoform X1, translating into MSGVPGPAEPPVFEKRLLVTGGAGFIASHVVVSLVKSYPNYLIINLDKLDYCASLKNLETVSEKENYKFIQGDICEPDFIKQLFKTEKIDIVLHFAAQTHVDLSFWHALEFTYVNVYGTNVLVAAAHEANVEKFVYVSTDEVYGGSTDEEFDESSPKRPTNPYASSKAAAECFVQSYWERYQFPVVITRSSNVYGPHQYPEKVIPKFISLLQQNRKCCIHGSGLQKRNFLYAADVVEAFLTVLKEGKPGEIYNIGTNFEMSIAQLAKELIHLIKKTSSESEMEHWMDYVKDRPTNDLRYPMNSEKMHNLGWRPKVPWKEGIKKTIEWYKENFHNWKNSEKALEPFPVREPFAQLSGP; encoded by the exons ATGTCAGGGGTGCCGGGTCCCGCCGAGCCGCCGGTGTTCGAGAAGCGGCTACTGGTGACGGGCGGCGCTGGCTTCAT TGCTTCACATGTAGTCGTCTCTCTTGTGAAAAGCTATCCAAACTATCTGATTATAAATCTAGATAAG CTCGACTACTGTGCAAGCTTGAAGAATCTTGAAACGGTCTCTGAGAAGGAAAACTACAAGTTTATCCAG GGGGATATTTGTGAACCTGATTTTATAAAACAGCTCttcaaaactgagaaaatagATATAGTCCTTCATTTTGCAGCCCAAACACATGTAG ATCTTTCATTTTGGCATGCCCTGGAATTCACGTACGTGAATGTTTATGGCACTAATGTGCTGGTTGCAGCTGCACATGAAGCCAATGTGGAGAAGTTTGTCTATGTTAGTACAGATGAAGTATACGGAGGTAGCACTGATGAG gaaTTTGATGAATCCTCACCAAAACGTCCAACAAATCCCTATGCCTCCTCTAAAGCAGCTGCAGAGTGTTTTGTCCAGTCTTACTGGGAAAGGTATCAA TTCCCAGTTGTTATCACACGGAGCAGTAATGTCTATGGACCGCACCAGTATCCAGAAAAA GTTATTCCAAAGTTTATATCTTTGCtgcaacagaacagaaaatg CTGTATTCATGGTTCTGGACTTCAAAAAAGGAATTTCCTTTATGCGGCTGATGTAGTAGAAGCATTCCTTACTGTCCTGAAGGAGGGGAAGCCAGGTGAAATTTATAACATTGGAACTAACTTTGAGATGTCCATAGCCCAGCTTGCAAAGGAGTTAATCCATTTA ATAAAGAAGACCAGTTCGGAATCTGAAATGGAGCACTGGATGGATTACGTCAAAGACAG ACCTACCAATGACCTGAGATACCCaatgaattcagaaaaaatgCATAACCTGGGATGGAGACCTAAAGTGCCGTGGaaagaaggaataaagaaaacaa TTGAATGGTACAAGGAAAACTTTCACAACTGGAAGAACTCAGAGAAAGCTTTGGAGCCCTTTCCTGTGAGAGAGCCATTTGCACAGCTCAGTGGTCCGTAG
- the TGDS gene encoding dTDP-D-glucose 4,6-dehydratase isoform X2 gives MGDICEPDFIKQLFKTEKIDIVLHFAAQTHVDLSFWHALEFTYVNVYGTNVLVAAAHEANVEKFVYVSTDEVYGGSTDEEFDESSPKRPTNPYASSKAAAECFVQSYWERYQFPVVITRSSNVYGPHQYPEKVIPKFISLLQQNRKCCIHGSGLQKRNFLYAADVVEAFLTVLKEGKPGEIYNIGTNFEMSIAQLAKELIHLIKKTSSESEMEHWMDYVKDRPTNDLRYPMNSEKMHNLGWRPKVPWKEGIKKTIEWYKENFHNWKNSEKALEPFPVREPFAQLSGP, from the exons ATG GGGGATATTTGTGAACCTGATTTTATAAAACAGCTCttcaaaactgagaaaatagATATAGTCCTTCATTTTGCAGCCCAAACACATGTAG ATCTTTCATTTTGGCATGCCCTGGAATTCACGTACGTGAATGTTTATGGCACTAATGTGCTGGTTGCAGCTGCACATGAAGCCAATGTGGAGAAGTTTGTCTATGTTAGTACAGATGAAGTATACGGAGGTAGCACTGATGAG gaaTTTGATGAATCCTCACCAAAACGTCCAACAAATCCCTATGCCTCCTCTAAAGCAGCTGCAGAGTGTTTTGTCCAGTCTTACTGGGAAAGGTATCAA TTCCCAGTTGTTATCACACGGAGCAGTAATGTCTATGGACCGCACCAGTATCCAGAAAAA GTTATTCCAAAGTTTATATCTTTGCtgcaacagaacagaaaatg CTGTATTCATGGTTCTGGACTTCAAAAAAGGAATTTCCTTTATGCGGCTGATGTAGTAGAAGCATTCCTTACTGTCCTGAAGGAGGGGAAGCCAGGTGAAATTTATAACATTGGAACTAACTTTGAGATGTCCATAGCCCAGCTTGCAAAGGAGTTAATCCATTTA ATAAAGAAGACCAGTTCGGAATCTGAAATGGAGCACTGGATGGATTACGTCAAAGACAG ACCTACCAATGACCTGAGATACCCaatgaattcagaaaaaatgCATAACCTGGGATGGAGACCTAAAGTGCCGTGGaaagaaggaataaagaaaacaa TTGAATGGTACAAGGAAAACTTTCACAACTGGAAGAACTCAGAGAAAGCTTTGGAGCCCTTTCCTGTGAGAGAGCCATTTGCACAGCTCAGTGGTCCGTAG